A window from Salinigranum halophilum encodes these proteins:
- a CDS encoding cysteine hydrolase family protein translates to MPETFDPSRTAVVVVDMQHGFCHPDGSLYAPPSGDAVEPVTDLVARAREAGARVVYTRDVHPPEQFDDAHYYDEFDRWGEHVVEGTWDAELVDDLDVGEEDLVVEKHTYDAFYQTQLEGWLRARGVDDLLVCGTLANVCVLHTAGSAGLRDFKPVLVTDALGYLEAEHKAYAVEHADWLFGETTTLDEVVFG, encoded by the coding sequence ATGCCCGAGACGTTCGACCCATCACGAACGGCCGTCGTCGTGGTCGACATGCAACACGGCTTCTGTCATCCCGACGGGAGCCTCTACGCGCCGCCGAGTGGTGACGCCGTCGAACCGGTGACCGACCTCGTCGCCCGCGCCCGGGAGGCAGGTGCCCGCGTCGTCTACACCCGTGACGTCCACCCGCCCGAGCAGTTCGACGACGCCCACTACTACGACGAGTTCGACCGCTGGGGCGAACACGTCGTCGAGGGGACGTGGGACGCCGAACTCGTCGACGACCTCGACGTCGGCGAGGAGGACCTCGTCGTCGAGAAACACACCTACGACGCGTTCTACCAGACCCAACTGGAGGGGTGGCTCCGCGCGCGCGGCGTCGACGACCTGCTCGTCTGCGGCACCCTCGCGAACGTCTGCGTCCTCCACACCGCGGGCAGCGCCGGTCTCCGTGATTTCAAACCGGTCCTCGTGACCGACGCGCTCGGCTACCTCGAGGCCGAGCACAAGGCGTACGCGGTCGAGCACGCCGACTGGCTGTTCGGCGAGACGACGACGCTCGACGAAGTCGTCTTCGGGTGA
- a CDS encoding PaaI family thioesterase — protein MTTDAFPPAVTGLFEEYIEDRHGYLSWLGTRVDAVEYGRVVMSIPFDEKLTNDVPTDAEREAVTEAPQVHGGVAATLIDTAGAIAQRTLFDDPLAGNLATVNLNVNYLRPASGDLTATAEVVRAGGSIGVSTVTVEGPTPDGDDSHPVATGQVAYRLFRASAGGEGEADGGVGGD, from the coding sequence GTGACGACGGACGCGTTTCCGCCGGCGGTCACCGGCCTGTTCGAGGAGTACATCGAGGACCGCCACGGCTACCTCTCGTGGCTCGGGACGCGGGTCGATGCGGTCGAGTACGGCCGCGTGGTGATGTCGATTCCGTTCGACGAGAAACTGACCAACGACGTGCCCACGGACGCAGAACGGGAGGCGGTGACGGAGGCCCCACAGGTCCACGGGGGCGTCGCGGCGACACTCATCGACACCGCCGGGGCCATCGCCCAGCGCACCCTGTTCGACGACCCACTGGCGGGGAACCTGGCGACGGTGAACCTCAACGTGAACTACCTCCGGCCGGCCTCGGGCGACCTGACGGCGACCGCGGAGGTGGTCCGCGCGGGCGGGAGCATCGGCGTCTCGACGGTGACTGTCGAGGGGCCCACACCCGACGGTGACGACAGCCACCCGGTCGCGACGGGACAGGTGGCGTACCGCCTCTTCCGAGCGTCGGCGGGCGGCGAGGGTGAAGCAGACGGCGGCGTCGGTGGCGACTGA